From a region of the Deinococcus terrestris genome:
- a CDS encoding DUF4139 domain-containing protein produces the protein MRQLLTAALAAALGTASAADLRIYPSFTEVREPVRATGTTLTVTLPEAAWAGLIPGTLDLDGLPFTSAVQRQEPNWLASLEGKTVFLKREGEPTQPVTLIRARDLLVRDAQGRYLTARYEDLSFDVAPPVNALSPIQTLTFTLPQAGAGTLAYLTRGVTWAPRYTLRASNQGAQLSALADIRNGTDLAYDVKATELYAGDVEVRGQPVPFPQAAFRNEAADAAETVTTAAPTINSQGELRGLYRYALSAPFTLPANSVVTLPFLTPKLTGFERYAGLNTYFTPQNTSGTLSRFYRLKADERLPGGLITVREEGRLVGQTSIPETAQGAQIEFSLGNDPDVRYTRAVQTVSSERNAQGNPVRTTYRVTYTFESSKDRAVRAEVTEIVGGRRIVIDSAPARQNQARAELRVDVPANGRATRSFTVVVDNS, from the coding sequence ATGAGACAGCTTCTGACAGCGGCACTTGCGGCGGCACTCGGCACGGCCTCGGCGGCAGACCTCCGCATCTATCCCAGCTTCACGGAGGTGCGCGAGCCGGTGCGGGCGACGGGCACCACCCTGACGGTCACCCTGCCGGAGGCGGCCTGGGCCGGGCTGATTCCGGGCACGCTGGACCTCGACGGGCTGCCCTTTACCTCGGCGGTGCAGCGGCAGGAGCCGAACTGGCTGGCCTCGCTGGAGGGGAAGACGGTGTTCCTGAAGCGGGAAGGCGAACCTACGCAGCCCGTCACCCTGATCCGGGCGCGGGACTTGCTGGTGCGCGACGCCCAGGGACGGTACCTGACCGCCCGCTATGAAGATCTCAGCTTTGATGTGGCGCCACCCGTCAACGCCCTGTCGCCTATCCAGACGCTGACCTTCACGCTGCCGCAGGCGGGCGCGGGGACGCTGGCCTACCTGACGCGGGGGGTGACCTGGGCGCCGCGCTACACCCTGCGGGCGAGCAACCAGGGTGCTCAGCTCTCGGCGCTGGCGGACATTCGCAACGGCACCGACCTCGCCTACGACGTGAAGGCGACCGAGCTGTACGCCGGGGACGTGGAGGTGCGCGGCCAGCCGGTGCCCTTCCCGCAGGCGGCCTTCCGCAACGAGGCGGCCGATGCGGCAGAAACGGTGACGACTGCTGCCCCCACCATCAACTCCCAGGGCGAGCTGCGCGGCCTCTACCGCTACGCCCTCTCCGCCCCCTTCACCCTGCCCGCCAACAGCGTGGTCACGCTGCCCTTCCTGACGCCCAAGCTGACGGGGTTCGAGCGCTACGCAGGCCTGAACACCTACTTCACCCCGCAGAACACGTCGGGCACGCTGAGCCGCTTCTACCGCCTCAAGGCCGACGAGCGCCTGCCCGGCGGATTGATCACCGTGCGCGAGGAGGGGCGGCTGGTGGGCCAGACCAGCATTCCCGAGACGGCGCAGGGCGCCCAGATCGAGTTTAGCCTCGGCAACGACCCCGACGTGCGGTATACGCGGGCGGTGCAGACCGTGAGCAGCGAGCGCAACGCCCAGGGCAACCCGGTCAGGACGACCTACCGGGTGACCTACACCTTCGAGAGCAGCAAGGACCGCGCCGTCCGCGCCGAGGTCACCGAGATCGTGGGGGGCCGCCGCATCGTGATCGACTCGGCCCCGGCCCGCCAGAACCAGGCCCGCGCCGAACTGCGGGTGGACGTGCCCGCGAATGGCCGGGCGACCAGGAGCTTTACAGTGGTGGTGGATAACAGCTAG
- a CDS encoding methylenetetrahydrofolate reductase translates to MSRISVELVPRSRSGLRAELEAVAQYLPGVDTVNVVDLTRYSTRSWQGCAFARPRYRAIPHIRAVDLDPDGPLAMVDALATFGIDEVLIVTGDAPADMSARVYDVDAVRAIRRFRRELPHVRVYAGLDPYRQSLARERDYLERKLEAGACGFFTQPFFDLRLLAAYADLIPQEAEVWWGATSVLTLSSLNYWRARNHAVFPRTFAPTLEWNRTFAAELLAFARERRQHAYFMPVKADARAYLGGIV, encoded by the coding sequence GTGAGCCGCATCTCGGTCGAACTCGTCCCCCGCTCGCGCAGTGGCCTGCGTGCGGAACTGGAGGCGGTGGCGCAGTACCTCCCCGGCGTGGACACCGTCAACGTGGTGGACCTGACCCGCTACTCGACCCGGTCCTGGCAGGGGTGCGCCTTTGCCCGGCCCCGCTACCGCGCCATTCCGCACATCCGCGCCGTGGACCTTGACCCGGACGGCCCGCTGGCGATGGTGGACGCCCTGGCGACTTTCGGCATCGACGAGGTGCTGATCGTCACCGGGGACGCCCCCGCCGACATGAGCGCCCGCGTGTACGACGTGGACGCGGTGCGGGCGATCCGGCGTTTCCGGCGAGAGCTGCCGCACGTGCGTGTCTACGCGGGGCTGGACCCCTACCGCCAGAGCCTCGCCCGCGAGCGTGACTACCTGGAGCGCAAGCTGGAGGCGGGCGCCTGTGGCTTTTTCACCCAGCCCTTCTTCGACCTGCGGCTGCTGGCCGCCTACGCCGACCTGATTCCCCAGGAGGCCGAGGTCTGGTGGGGCGCGACGAGCGTGCTGACCCTTTCCTCGTTGAACTACTGGCGGGCACGCAACCACGCCGTCTTCCCCCGCACCTTCGCGCCCACGCTGGAGTGGAATCGCACCTTTGCCGCCGAGCTGCTCGCCTTCGCGCGGGAGAGGCGCCAGCACGCCTATTTCATGCCGGTCAAGGCGGACGCGCGGGCGTATCTGGGAGGAATCGTGTAG
- the metH gene encoding methionine synthase, with protein sequence MAADTRDIRAHARERILVLDGAWGTMLQRAGLTEGDFRWDEADPLRMYRGNFDLLQLTRPDVIRDVHCVYFEAGADIASTNTFNSTSISQADYGTEHLVRDMNEAGARLAREVADEFEARDGRPRWVAGSVGPTNRTATLSPDVERPEFRNVTFDDLVAAYAEQVEGLLAGGADLLLIETVFDTLNAKAALFACEEVFARAGKTLPIMLSGTITDASGRTLSGQTPEAFAVSTEHANLFSLGLNCALGADLLRPHLRAIAANTEALVSVHPNAGLPNAFGEYDETPGHTAAVLRSFAEEGLVNIVGGCCGTTPEHIRAIREAVDGLPPRTAPRLPPYLRLSGLEAFTVTPETNFVNVGERTNVTGSPKFAKAILTGDYDAGLKIARQQVQNGAQLVDLNFDEGMLDGEGAMVKFVNLLAGEPDISRVPLMLDSSKWEILEAGLKRVQGKAVVNSISLKDGEAKFLERARLLRRYGAAAVVMAFDEEGQADNLERRIEITSRAYKLLTAEAHFPPQDIIFDPNVLTVATGLEEHDRYALDFIEATCWIKANLPGALVSGGISNVSFSFRGNNHVREAMHAVFLYHGVRAGLDMGIVNAGMLAVYDDIEPELREAVEDVILARRPDATERLIQLAEGYKDVKREASAQSAWRELPVAERLKHALVQGITDYVTEDAEEAYHLLGSPLAVIEGPLMDGMNVVGDLFGAGKMFLPQVVKSARVMKRAVAHLTPYLEAEQTGSSGKGKVLLATVKGDVHDIGKNIVGVVLACNGYQVTDLGVMVPGEKILDTAREMGADVIGLSGLITPSLDEMVNVAREMTRRGLKTPLLIGGATTSRAHTAVKIDPAYDGTVVHVLDASRAVGVVGDLLSDPEAVQKRTRAEYEALRERHGERQVRLIPLNEARERAPRLSPAAVPTPRILGRTVVEHPIAELLEYIDWTPFFIAWEMKGIYPNILTDPLRGAEARKLLGDAQALLKRVVDEGLMTARGVIGLWPAWREGDDIVVEWSRSRGVEDSPDSTSRPLDLSTITLHTLRQQRDQTTPNTALADFVGLRGDHIGAFAVAIHGAEELSREFERQHDDYMSILTKAVADRLAEAFAEKLHRDVRTHYWGYAPEETLGNDDLIRERYVGIRPAPGYPAQPDHTEKRTIFDLLHAEDIGLALTESCAMTPAAAVSGLYFAHPEARYFAVSRIGRDGVEDYARRKGWTVEEAERWLGPILGYDAAGREVEKSRPDNLPRPLDALTPRPAAGGGQ encoded by the coding sequence ATGGCGGCAGACACACGCGACATTCGCGCACACGCGCGGGAACGGATTCTGGTGCTCGACGGGGCCTGGGGCACCATGCTCCAGCGGGCGGGGCTGACGGAGGGCGACTTCCGCTGGGATGAGGCCGACCCGTTGCGGATGTACCGGGGCAACTTCGACCTGTTGCAACTGACGCGGCCCGACGTGATTCGGGACGTTCACTGCGTGTACTTCGAGGCGGGCGCAGACATCGCCTCCACGAACACCTTCAACTCCACGTCGATTTCCCAGGCGGACTACGGCACCGAACATCTGGTGCGAGACATGAACGAGGCCGGGGCGAGGCTGGCCCGCGAGGTCGCCGACGAGTTCGAGGCCCGCGACGGTCGCCCCCGCTGGGTCGCCGGGTCGGTCGGTCCCACGAACCGCACGGCCACCCTCTCCCCCGACGTGGAGCGGCCCGAGTTCCGCAACGTCACCTTCGACGATCTGGTCGCCGCGTATGCGGAGCAGGTCGAGGGACTGCTGGCAGGCGGCGCCGACCTCCTCCTGATCGAGACCGTCTTCGACACTCTGAACGCGAAGGCGGCCCTCTTCGCCTGCGAGGAGGTGTTCGCCAGGGCCGGGAAGACCCTCCCCATCATGCTGTCGGGGACGATTACGGACGCCTCGGGGCGCACGTTGAGTGGGCAGACGCCGGAAGCGTTCGCGGTGAGCACCGAGCACGCGAACCTCTTCAGCCTGGGGTTGAACTGTGCGTTGGGAGCGGATTTGCTGCGGCCCCACCTGCGGGCGATTGCGGCGAACACGGAAGCACTCGTCTCCGTCCACCCCAACGCGGGCCTGCCCAACGCCTTCGGGGAGTACGACGAGACGCCGGGGCACACGGCCGCCGTCCTGCGTTCCTTCGCCGAGGAGGGGCTGGTCAACATCGTGGGCGGCTGCTGCGGGACGACGCCCGAGCACATCCGTGCGATCAGGGAGGCGGTAGACGGTCTTCCTCCCCGAACCGCTCCCAGGCTCCCGCCCTACCTCCGCCTGAGCGGCCTGGAAGCTTTCACCGTCACGCCTGAAACGAATTTCGTGAACGTGGGCGAGCGGACGAATGTTACGGGCAGCCCCAAGTTCGCCAAGGCGATCCTTACGGGCGACTACGACGCGGGCCTCAAAATCGCTCGGCAGCAGGTCCAGAACGGCGCCCAACTGGTGGACTTGAACTTCGACGAGGGGATGCTGGACGGCGAAGGCGCGATGGTGAAGTTCGTCAACCTCCTCGCGGGCGAGCCGGACATTTCCCGCGTGCCGCTGATGCTCGACTCCTCCAAGTGGGAGATTCTCGAAGCGGGCCTCAAGCGCGTGCAGGGCAAGGCGGTCGTGAACTCGATCTCCCTCAAGGACGGGGAGGCAAAGTTTCTGGAGCGGGCGCGGCTGCTGCGCCGCTACGGGGCCGCCGCCGTCGTCATGGCCTTCGACGAGGAGGGGCAGGCAGACAACTTGGAGCGTCGCATTGAAATCACCTCCCGCGCTTATAAGTTGCTGACCGCAGAAGCGCATTTCCCGCCCCAGGACATCATCTTCGACCCCAACGTGCTCACCGTGGCGACGGGGCTGGAGGAACACGACCGTTACGCGCTGGACTTCATTGAGGCGACGTGCTGGATCAAGGCGAACCTGCCGGGGGCGCTCGTGTCGGGCGGGATCAGCAACGTGTCCTTCTCTTTCCGGGGCAACAACCACGTCCGCGAGGCGATGCACGCCGTCTTCCTGTATCACGGGGTCCGGGCGGGCCTCGACATGGGCATCGTCAACGCGGGGATGCTCGCCGTGTACGACGACATCGAGCCGGAGTTGCGCGAGGCGGTGGAGGACGTGATTCTGGCGCGGAGGCCGGACGCGACCGAACGGCTGATTCAGCTTGCCGAGGGTTACAAGGACGTGAAGCGGGAAGCGAGCGCCCAGAGCGCGTGGCGTGAACTTCCGGTTGCTGAGCGGTTGAAACACGCCCTCGTTCAAGGCATTACTGATTACGTGACGGAGGACGCGGAGGAGGCGTATCATCTCCTCGGCTCGCCCCTGGCCGTGATCGAGGGGCCGCTGATGGACGGGATGAACGTGGTGGGTGACCTCTTCGGGGCCGGGAAGATGTTCCTGCCGCAGGTGGTCAAGTCCGCCCGCGTGATGAAACGCGCCGTCGCCCACCTCACCCCCTACCTGGAGGCCGAGCAGACGGGCAGCAGCGGGAAGGGCAAGGTCCTCCTCGCCACCGTGAAGGGCGACGTGCACGACATCGGCAAGAACATCGTGGGCGTGGTGCTCGCCTGCAACGGGTACCAGGTGACCGACCTCGGCGTGATGGTGCCGGGCGAGAAGATTCTGGACACGGCGCGGGAGATGGGCGCAGACGTGATCGGGCTCTCCGGCCTCATTACCCCCAGTCTCGACGAGATGGTGAACGTGGCGCGGGAGATGACGCGGCGCGGCCTGAAGACACCCCTCCTGATCGGCGGCGCCACGACCAGCCGCGCCCACACGGCGGTCAAGATTGACCCGGCCTACGACGGCACAGTCGTCCACGTCCTCGACGCCAGCCGCGCGGTCGGCGTGGTGGGTGACCTGCTGAGCGACCCGGAGGCCGTGCAGAAACGCACCCGCGCCGAATACGAGGCCCTGCGCGAACGGCACGGCGAGCGGCAGGTCCGGCTGATCCCGTTGAACGAAGCCCGCGAGCGTGCGCCCCGCCTCTCCCCCGCCGCCGTACCCACGCCGCGTATCCTGGGCCGGACGGTGGTTGAGCACCCCATCGCCGAACTCCTCGAATACATCGACTGGACGCCCTTTTTCATCGCCTGGGAGATGAAGGGAATTTACCCCAACATCCTGACCGATCCCCTGCGCGGCGCGGAGGCCCGGAAACTGCTGGGCGACGCTCAGGCACTCCTGAAACGAGTCGTGGATGAGGGCCTGATGACGGCGCGTGGCGTGATCGGCCTGTGGCCCGCCTGGCGCGAGGGGGACGACATCGTAGTCGAGTGGTCGAGGAGTCGAGGGGTCGAGGACAGTCCCGACTCGACCTCTCGACCCCTGGACCTCTCGACCATCACGCTCCACACCCTGCGCCAACAGCGCGATCAAACGACACCAAATACGGCCCTGGCCGACTTCGTGGGACTGCGCGGCGACCACATCGGCGCCTTCGCGGTCGCCATCCACGGGGCTGAGGAGTTGAGCCGCGAGTTCGAGCGGCAGCACGACGACTACATGAGCATCCTGACCAAAGCGGTGGCGGACCGGCTGGCTGAGGCGTTCGCTGAGAAGCTCCACCGCGACGTGCGAACGCACTACTGGGGCTACGCGCCCGAAGAGACGTTAGGCAACGACGACCTCATCCGCGAGCGCTATGTCGGCATCCGCCCCGCGCCCGGCTACCCCGCCCAACCCGACCACACGGAGAAACGCACCATTTTCGACCTCCTGCACGCCGAAGACATCGGCCTCGCACTCACCGAGTCGTGCGCGATGACGCCCGCCGCCGCCGTCTCCGGCCTGTACTTCGCCCACCCCGAAGCCCGCTACTTCGCCGTGAGCCGCATCGGGCGCGATGGGGTGGAGGATTACGCGAGGCGGAAAGGCTGGACGGTGGAGGAGGCGGAGCGTTGGCTGGGGCCGATTCTGGGCTATGACGCGGCGGGTCGAGAGGTCGAGAAGTCGAGACCGGATAATCTCCCTCGACCGCTCGACGCCTTGACCCCTCGACCCGCCGCCGGAGGCGGCCAGTGA
- a CDS encoding class I adenylate-forming enzyme family protein codes for MRAVWRAVRRSGLLSPTPASTLAGLLGTLTREGPGLYALAAWWAGREPGRVALVDGDGPVTFGELRERADRVTAALAPHLRPGQAVGLRAGQGANAVAALLGALRLGLRVTLLNPAQSETALGVLVRAHGLRALLVDAPLGEDWCGGVPVWSLDDLLSPRPRRPLPPHAGRPVLLTSGTTGEARVVRRSWSPGAALASAGALLEALNLRAGAPTLLPLPLFHGHGLAALALGLGMGAPVHLAAGRGARELWATLERERIEVLVLVPTVLHRLLAEADGTAPALRTVVCGSAPLDPALAVRARERLGHVLFNLYGSTEAGLISLATPADLGAAPGTVGRPLPGVRVRLEGDRGEIAVGRGRATGDLGRWDAEGRLFVTGRADDLLLIGGENVFPAEVEARIAALPGVRECAVYPVPDAEYGQALHAFVVPEPDAPGDPEWHAALRESLPRRLRPLTFTRLPELPRTPSGKVQRWRLRKGVETG; via the coding sequence GTGAGGGCCGTCTGGCGAGCGGTACGGCGCAGCGGCCTCCTCTCCCCCACTCCCGCGTCCACCCTGGCGGGGCTGCTGGGCACCCTGACCCGCGAGGGACCGGGCCTCTACGCGCTGGCCGCGTGGTGGGCGGGCCGGGAGCCGGGTCGGGTGGCGCTGGTGGACGGGGACGGCCCGGTGACTTTCGGGGAGTTGCGGGAGCGGGCGGACCGGGTGACGGCGGCCCTGGCCCCCCACCTCCGCCCCGGTCAGGCGGTCGGGCTGCGGGCCGGGCAGGGTGCGAACGCGGTGGCCGCCCTGCTGGGGGCGCTGCGGCTGGGGCTGCGGGTGACCCTGCTGAACCCGGCGCAGTCGGAGACGGCGTTGGGAGTGCTAGTGCGGGCGCACGGCCTCCGGGCACTGCTGGTGGACGCTCCGCTGGGGGAGGACTGGTGCGGCGGGGTGCCGGTGTGGAGCTTGGACGACCTCCTGTCTCCGCGCCCCCGCAGGCCACTCCCACCCCACGCGGGGCGCCCGGTCCTGCTGACCTCCGGCACGACGGGCGAAGCGCGGGTCGTGCGCCGCTCGTGGTCGCCGGGGGCGGCGCTGGCGAGCGCGGGGGCGCTGCTGGAGGCGCTGAACCTGCGGGCGGGAGCGCCCACCCTGCTGCCGCTCCCGCTCTTTCACGGGCATGGGCTGGCGGCCCTCGCGCTGGGGCTGGGGATGGGGGCACCCGTCCACCTCGCGGCGGGGCGGGGTGCCCGCGAGCTGTGGGCCACGCTGGAGCGCGAGCGAATCGAGGTGCTGGTGCTGGTCCCCACCGTGCTGCACCGCCTCCTCGCGGAAGCCGACGGGACGGCCCCGGCCCTCCGCACCGTCGTGTGCGGCTCGGCCCCGCTGGACCCGGCGCTGGCGGTGCGGGCGCGGGAACGGCTGGGCCACGTACTGTTCAACCTCTACGGCTCGACCGAGGCGGGCCTGATTTCCCTCGCCACGCCCGCCGACCTCGGCGCGGCGCCCGGCACGGTGGGCCGCCCCCTTCCCGGCGTGCGGGTGCGGCTGGAGGGGGACCGGGGCGAGATCGCGGTGGGGCGTGGCCGGGCGACGGGCGACCTGGGAAGATGGGACGCGGAGGGCCGCCTCTTCGTGACGGGCCGGGCGGACGACCTGCTGCTGATCGGCGGCGAGAATGTCTTTCCGGCGGAGGTCGAGGCCCGGATCGCCGCGCTGCCCGGCGTCCGCGAGTGCGCGGTGTACCCGGTTCCCGACGCCGAATACGGCCAGGCCCTGCACGCCTTCGTGGTGCCGGAACCGGACGCGCCGGGCGACCCCGAGTGGCACGCCGCCCTGCGCGAGTCGCTCCCCCGCCGCCTGCGCCCGCTAACCTTCACCCGCCTGCCCGAACTGCCGCGCACCCCCAGCGGTAAGGTGCAGCGCTGGCGATTGCGGAAAGGAGTCGAGACAGGCTGA
- a CDS encoding SDR family NAD(P)-dependent oxidoreductase translates to MSLSRLLLSPPACRDPEALRAAVAGRPVLVTGASSGIGEAAARQLGAAGAEVLLLARRAERLEEVAADICARGGRAHVYPADLADPEAVRAVAARIGAEHPDLWAVVSNAGKSVRRPALEGAARDDLGRLLAVNFSGPAALLLGLLPGLVRRGGVIVNVSSVSARHVGAPRWGAYQGSKAGFDLWLHALGTEVRGQGVRVASVYLPLVQTPMSAPTRAYRFLPALSADEAAHAALLPLVRPVLRVAPWWLRPVEVAGLLAPGLLASGLARLEEAERRWSRR, encoded by the coding sequence ATGTCCCTCTCCCGCCTGCTGCTCTCCCCGCCCGCCTGCCGTGACCCGGAGGCGCTGCGGGCGGCGGTCGCGGGTCGCCCAGTCCTCGTGACGGGGGCGTCGTCGGGCATCGGGGAGGCGGCGGCGCGGCAACTGGGGGCAGCGGGGGCCGAGGTGCTGCTGCTCGCGCGGCGGGCGGAGCGGCTGGAGGAAGTCGCGGCGGACATCTGCGCGAGAGGGGGCCGAGCACACGTCTACCCCGCCGACCTGGCCGACCCCGAGGCGGTGAGGGCGGTCGCCGCGCGAATCGGGGCCGAGCACCCGGACCTGTGGGCGGTGGTCAGCAACGCGGGGAAATCGGTGCGGCGCCCGGCGCTGGAGGGGGCGGCGCGGGATGATCTGGGGCGGCTGCTCGCGGTCAATTTCAGCGGCCCGGCGGCGCTGCTGCTGGGGCTGTTGCCGGGGCTGGTGCGGCGGGGCGGCGTGATCGTGAACGTCTCCAGCGTCTCGGCGCGGCATGTGGGGGCGCCGCGCTGGGGGGCCTACCAGGGCAGCAAGGCGGGCTTCGACCTGTGGCTGCACGCCCTGGGGACCGAGGTCCGGGGCCAGGGCGTGCGGGTCGCCAGCGTGTACCTTCCCCTGGTGCAGACGCCCATGAGCGCCCCCACCCGCGCCTACCGCTTCCTGCCCGCCCTGAGCGCGGACGAGGCCGCCCACGCCGCGCTGCTGCCGCTGGTGCGCCCGGTGCTGCGGGTCGCCCCCTGGTGGCTGCGCCCGGTAGAGGTCGCGGGCCTCCTCGCGCCGGGGCTGCTGGCGAGTGGGCTGGCCCGGCTGGAAGAAGCCGAGCGGCGCTGGAGTCGGCGGTGA
- a CDS encoding prephenate dehydratase, with the protein MNGPGTAGQSGTRSLPVVAFQGNPGAYGEIAALHALGSAGICHTGVGTRGFPTFHEVAAAVEGGGADYGVLPVENSLMGAIHQTTDLLAETDLHVVGEVVVRVSHCLMALPGVPLEDIRRVVSQQPALDQCTGLIRQHGWQPVAAHDTAGSAQDLAARGARDEAAIASARAAELYGLHILAREIEDEPFNFTRFLLLSRREPEPSDAPHKTSLVFAVRHTPGFLVETLSELRGLNLSRIESRPRRDRAWSYLIYVDIEGSAHDPKVAQALAGVLRKASYAKIIGSYPRALETVG; encoded by the coding sequence ATGAACGGGCCAGGCACAGCAGGTCAATCGGGGACGCGGTCCCTTCCCGTGGTGGCCTTTCAGGGGAATCCGGGAGCCTACGGCGAGATCGCGGCCCTGCACGCGCTGGGAAGCGCCGGGATTTGCCACACGGGCGTGGGCACGCGCGGCTTTCCCACCTTTCACGAGGTCGCGGCGGCGGTGGAGGGCGGCGGGGCCGACTACGGGGTCCTCCCGGTCGAGAACAGCCTGATGGGGGCGATTCACCAGACCACCGACCTGCTGGCCGAGACGGACCTGCACGTCGTGGGCGAGGTCGTCGTGCGCGTCTCTCACTGCCTGATGGCGCTGCCGGGTGTGCCCCTGGAGGACATCCGCCGGGTCGTCTCGCAGCAGCCCGCGCTCGACCAGTGCACCGGGCTGATTCGCCAGCACGGGTGGCAGCCCGTCGCCGCGCACGACACGGCGGGCAGCGCCCAAGACCTCGCCGCGCGGGGCGCGAGGGACGAGGCCGCCATCGCCTCCGCCCGCGCCGCCGAGCTGTACGGTCTGCACATCCTCGCCCGCGAGATCGAGGACGAACCGTTTAATTTCACCCGCTTCCTGCTGCTCTCACGCCGCGAGCCCGAGCCCTCGGACGCCCCGCACAAGACCAGCCTCGTCTTCGCCGTGCGCCACACGCCCGGCTTTCTGGTCGAGACGCTCAGCGAGTTGCGCGGCCTGAACCTCTCGCGCATCGAGTCGAGGCCGCGCCGCGACCGGGCCTGGAGCTACCTGATCTATGTGGACATCGAGGGTTCGGCCCACGACCCGAAGGTGGCGCAGGCCCTCGCCGGGGTGCTCAGGAAGGCGAGCTACGCGAAGATCATCGGGAGCTATCCGAGGGCACTGGAGACGGTGGGGTGA
- a CDS encoding amidase family protein: protein MPDPVLDLDAAALSAATRRGDLTALEVTRTYLARLRAHNPRLRAVITVNEAAEADAERLDALPPERRGPLHGLPLLIKDNIDVAGLPTTAGSLLMTRHVPRQDAPLVARLRAAGAVILGKANLTEWANFMTLGMTNGYSGAGGQTVNPWGEGIDTGGSSSGSGVAVAARLCVAAVGTETSGSILSPAQQSGVIGLKPTVGLIPRTGVVPISHSQDTAGPITRSVRDAALLAGVMAGPDEADEASRRFPVPGLDLPEGALAGTQIGVMREPPGGPLSPAETAALARAEAVLTEAGATLRDVTLATAGDLSGWRLEVLVYEFKHDLNAYLAGVQDGPRSLAEVIAGNDEDPERFQRYGQTLLHAAEGTRGDLSERAYREARARDLDLSRTRGLDPLFADGFDALLWPGLRGYAVAAKAGYPSVTVPTGLHEGAPTGVLLTGPAASDGRVLALAADLNLRLGGVQFPPDPS, encoded by the coding sequence ATGCCCGATCCGGTGCTCGACCTCGACGCCGCCGCCCTCAGCGCTGCCACGCGCCGGGGCGACCTCACCGCGCTGGAGGTGACCCGCACCTACCTCGCCCGGTTGCGGGCGCATAACCCCCGTCTGCGGGCCGTCATCACGGTCAACGAGGCCGCCGAGGCCGACGCCGAGCGCCTCGACGCCCTGCCTCCCGAGCGGCGCGGACCGCTGCACGGCCTGCCCCTGCTGATCAAGGACAACATCGACGTGGCGGGGCTGCCCACGACGGCCGGAAGCCTGCTGATGACCCGGCACGTGCCCCGGCAGGATGCGCCGCTGGTGGCCCGGCTGCGGGCGGCGGGTGCGGTAATCCTGGGCAAGGCGAACCTGACCGAGTGGGCCAACTTCATGACCCTGGGGATGACGAACGGCTACTCCGGGGCGGGCGGCCAGACGGTGAATCCCTGGGGCGAGGGCATCGACACGGGCGGATCGTCAAGCGGGAGCGGCGTGGCGGTCGCGGCGCGGCTGTGCGTGGCGGCGGTCGGCACCGAGACGAGCGGCAGCATCCTCAGCCCGGCGCAGCAAAGCGGTGTGATCGGCCTCAAGCCCACCGTCGGCCTGATTCCGCGCACGGGCGTGGTGCCCATTTCGCACAGCCAGGACACCGCCGGGCCGATCACCCGCTCGGTGCGCGACGCGGCCCTGCTCGCCGGGGTGATGGCCGGTCCCGACGAGGCGGACGAGGCCAGCCGCCGTTTCCCGGTGCCGGGGCTGGACCTGCCCGAGGGGGCGCTCGCGGGCACCCAGATCGGCGTGATGCGCGAGCCTCCCGGCGGCCCCCTCTCCCCGGCGGAGACGGCCGCCCTCGCCCGCGCCGAAGCCGTGCTCACTGAGGCCGGGGCCACCCTGCGCGACGTGACGCTGGCGACCGCCGGGGACCTGAGCGGCTGGCGGCTGGAAGTTCTGGTGTACGAGTTCAAGCATGACCTGAACGCTTACCTCGCCGGGGTGCAGGACGGTCCCCGCAGCCTCGCGGAGGTGATCGCCGGAAACGACGAGGACCCCGAACGCTTCCAGCGCTACGGGCAGACGCTGCTGCATGCCGCCGAGGGGACGCGTGGCGACCTCTCGGAGCGGGCGTACCGCGAGGCACGGGCACGTGACCTCGACCTCTCGCGGACGCGGGGCCTCGATCCGCTGTTTGCGGACGGCTTCGACGCGCTGCTGTGGCCGGGACTGCGCGGCTACGCGGTGGCGGCCAAGGCGGGCTATCCCAGCGTGACGGTGCCGACCGGACTGCACGAGGGCGCCCCAACCGGGGTGCTGCTGACTGGCCCGGCGGCGAGCGACGGGCGCGTGCTGGCGCTGGCCGCCGACCTCAACCTGCGCCTGGGTGGGGTGCAGTTTCCGCCCGACCCAAGCTGA
- a CDS encoding tyrosine-type recombinase/integrase → MAPPLWGQRRAVPDEVREKQRRAAQARSVSGLPEGWMPPPPPAQAYEPLFPTRHGTPLSSRNVRREWALVLERARVDDREFHSIRASFITSALVSRVLSLKDLQEVVGHTSPLMTLRYAQRSQERQAQVIQVAKEQMGLT, encoded by the coding sequence ATGGCACCACCGCTGTGGGGGCAGCGCCGCGCCGTGCCTGACGAAGTACGCGAGAAGCAGCGGCGGGCGGCGCAGGCACGCTCGGTCTCTGGACTGCCTGAAGGCTGGATGCCGCCCCCGCCACCCGCCCAGGCGTACGAGCCCCTGTTCCCGACCCGCCACGGCACGCCGCTCAGCTCCCGGAATGTGCGGCGCGAGTGGGCGCTGGTGCTGGAGAGGGCGCGGGTGGACGACCGGGAGTTTCACTCCATCCGGGCCTCGTTCATCACCAGCGCCCTGGTGAGCCGCGTGCTGAGCCTGAAAGACCTGCAGGAGGTGGTGGGCCATACCTCGCCCCTGATGACGCTGCGCTACGCGCAGCGCAGCCAAGAGCGCCAGGCGCAGGTCATCCAGGTAGCCAAAGAGCAGATGGGGCTGACCTAG